The following coding sequences are from one Rutidosis leptorrhynchoides isolate AG116_Rl617_1_P2 chromosome 11, CSIRO_AGI_Rlap_v1, whole genome shotgun sequence window:
- the LOC139877508 gene encoding DNA-directed RNA polymerases II, IV and V subunit 11-like — translation MNAPDRYERFVVPEGTKKVSYERDTKIINAASFTIEREDHTIGNIVRMQLHRDGNVLFAGYKLPHPLQYKIIVRVHTTSQSSPMQAYNLAINDLDKELDHLKATFEAEVARVSGDY, via the exons ATGAATGCCCCCGATCGTTATGAGCGATTCGTGGTTCCTGAGGGAACAAAGAA GGTTTCGTATGAAAGGGATACAAAGATCATAAACGCAGCTTCGTTCACTATTGAGAGAGAAGACCACACTATCGGAAACATCGTTCGCAT GCAGTTGCACAGGGATGGGAATGTTCTGTTTGCTGGTTACAAGCTTCCTCACCCTCTTCAGTACAAAATCATTGTTCGG GTTCACACAACTAGCCAGTCGTCTCCAATGCAGGCCTATAATCTGGCTATCAATGATCTCGACAAAGAACTTGATCATCTCAAGGCTACATTTGAG GCTGAGGTGGCAAGGGTTTCTGGGGACTACTAA
- the LOC139875366 gene encoding cation/H(+) antiporter 28-like, whose amino-acid sequence MDRDDNNEKDPRCTQVTVMKVANIAVNMLIFIVTLALCNILHMILRPYSQPRIISEAIVGFCLSNLPFLRNNFKDDANMALGYVAEFGIILHMFVMGLEIDPKIWFRLPIREVKMASASFVLTFLLGVFVTPMLHLSYEPSLEFDVFISLILAGTASPLLTRIVNDFKIGKSDIGRFLISTAVISDLISILMLTLIYIIFDPINGYAIRSGPEIGVMVAVIVGQQVLAAGVIPFLMRWVDSHNPPGKLMKGSHLIVSIASLVLVCSFSPLIAHFNMMLSVFLAGLAMPRDGRLSRLFCGKVKYFFGLLFFPAFMFWVGFEVDFSEFETGELLTWASIFFLFAIILVGKILGCVIIGVILGFHWPDSVSTGLLLSIKGHFHIFMAILGKQRNIISPSSSTVMVLVSFMTFIYAPMVVKNIIERARKRSPTQRMALQWLNPSNELRIVLCIHGPENVQSAINFMEISQGPTEPKMTVYVNDMIELTDSAASTVARGDGVDAMTITDKGIIEMRENISNTIDVYVKDQCEGIDVRRMLTLCPLTTMHQDICTLAEDLLVSLIILPFHKNLKTDGKFNTNRLGFRSVNRKPSFTYKRSQVQTSLASYFEVARGKGSKMVMDNPVLRHAPCSVGILVDRGLGSTQLSRSTKNTTAAIIFIAGKDDREALAYAGRVARHPGVKLTVIRFLLDTNGNNISSRITRARANTTEFEEELKQDDEYFAEFYDRHVATGHVAYMEKYLSNSGETYSTIKSLEGEYSLFIVGRGSRVNSTLTAGMNDWEACPELGPIGDILSASDFSNTASVLIIQQHKLRGKLQGLHEEFSIM is encoded by the exons ATGGATAGAGACGATAATAACGAAAAGGATCCAAGATGCACACAAGTAACCGTGATGAAAGTTGCAAATATCGCGGTGAATATGTTAATTTTCATCGTTACGTTAGCCTTATGCAACATTTTGCACATGATTTTACGCCCTTACTCCCAACCTCGCATCATTTCAGAAGCTATT GTAGGATTCTGTTTGAGCAACTTACCATTTTTACGCAACAACTTTAAGGACGATGCTAATATGGCGCTTGGTTATGTAGCCGAGTTTGGGATAATCCTCCACATGTTTGTTATGGGTCTTGAAATAGACCCTAAAATATGGTTTCGGTTACCAATTCGTGAAGTAAAGATGGCATCTGCATCGTTCGTATTAACATTTCTTTTAGGCGTTTTTGTGACACCAATGTTACATTTAAGTTATGAACCAAGTCTTGAGTTTGATGTGTTCATTTCACTCATTTTAGCCGGAACAGCCTCACCATTACTCACTCGAATTGTAAACGATTTCAAAATTGGAAAATCTGATATTGGCAGATTCTTGATCTCAACTGCTGTTATATCTGATCTAATTTCGattcttatgttaactttaatttatataatttttgaTCCTATTAATGGTTATGCTATCCGATCGGGACCAGAGATTGGCGTTATGGTTGCAGTTATTGTCGGTCAACAAGTATTGGCTGCCGGAGTTATCCCATTCTTGATGAGGTGGGTTGATAGTCATAATCCACCTGGGAAACTAATGAAAGGTTCACACTTGATTGTTTCAATAGcaagtcttgtattagtgtgtagTTTTTCACCGTTGATCGCGCATTTTAACATGATGTTAAGTGTGTTTTTGGCTGGGCTCGCAATGCCTCGCGATGGGCGGTTATCGAGATTGTTTTGTGGTAAAGTTAAGTACTTTTTCGGGCTTCTTTTTTTCCCGGCGTTCATGTTTTGGGTAGGTTTTGAAGTTGACTTTTCTGAGTTCGAAACTGGCGAGTTACTCACATGGGCTAGTATATTTTTCTTGTTTGCAATCATACTTGTTGGGAAAATTTTGGGGTGTGTTATCATTGGTGTCATTTTAGGGTTTCATTGGCCGGATTCGGTTTCGACAGGTTTGCTTCTTAGCATCAAAGGCCACTTCCATATCTTCATGGCTATTTTAGGCAAACAA AGGAATATAATTAGTCCATCAAGCAGCACTGTTATGGTACTAGTTAGCTTCATGACCTTCATATACGCCCCGATGGTCGTTAAGAACATAATCGAGCGTGCAAGAAAGCGATCCCCAACACAACGAATGGCACTCCAATGGCTAAATCCATCAAACGAGCTTCGGATAGTACTTTGCATTCATGGTCCCGAAAACGTTCAATCCGCCATTAACTTTATGGAAATCTCACAAGGACCAACCGAACCTAAAATGACGGTTTATGTAAACGATATGATTGAGTTGACCGATTCGGCAGCTTCGACAGTAGCACGTGGAGACGGAGTTGATGCAATGACTATAACCGATAAAGGAATTATAGAGATGAGAGAAAATATAAGTAATACGATTGACGTATATGTTAAGGACCAATGTGAAGGGATCGATGTACGAAGGATGCTTACGCTTTGTCCTCTTACAACGATGCATCAAGACATTTGTACACTCGCGGAGGATTTGTTGGTTTCGCTTATTATTCTCCCGTTTCATAAGAATCTAAAAACGGATGGAAAATTCAACACTAATCGTTTGGGTTTTCGCAGCGTCAATAGAAAG CCCAGCTTTACTTATAAAAGGTCACAGGTTCAAACCTCACTAGCATCATATTTTGAGGTGGCCAGGGGAAAAGGGTCGAAAATGGTCATGGATAACCCA GTTTTACGGCACGCACCCTGTTCAGTTGGAATATTAGTGGACCGAGGTCTCGGTTCAACCCAATTATCAAGATCAACCAAAAATACAACTGCAGCTATCATCTTCATAGCAGGAAAAGATGACCGTGAAGCGCTCGCTTACGCTGGTCGAGTGGCTCGACACCCAGGCGTAAAGCTAACCGTCATAAGATTCCTACTTGACACAAACGGGAACAACATTTCATCAAGAATCACACGGGCCCGCGCCAACACAACAGAATTCGAGGAAGAATTGAAACAAGACGACGAGTACTTTGCGGAGTTTTACGATCGACATGTAGCTACGGGACATGTTGCGTATATGGAAAAGTATCTTTCGAATTCGGGTGAAACGTATTCGACGATTAAGTCGCTAGAAGGGGAGTATAGTTTGTTTATAGTTGGACGAGGGTCGAGGGTTAACTCAACGTTAACGGCGGGTATGAATGATTGGGAAGCGTGTCCCGAGTTGGGTCCAATTGGAGATATTCTTTCGGCTTCTGATTTTTCGAATACGGCTTCTGTGTTgattatacaacagcataaacttaGGGGAAAGCTTCAGGGCCTACACGAAGAGTTCTCAATTATGTAA
- the LOC139875367 gene encoding uncharacterized protein produces the protein MKNHIFGACQAVNTYIDTLFVRSHCCRTPSDIDDLISAEIPSIQKETTIDEEGYANYRRRNNGVKLKKNNTPLDNSFVVPYNRYLLLKYNAHINVEWCNRSRAIKYLFKYLNKGLDRATIVIQENMIPSGDSRGENIIDVDEIKNYLDCRYLLPCEAVWRLFSYDIHYSKPSVIKLSFHLPNQQSIALRDSQQLPALLKRESIKETMFTQWFELNKQDELARTLTYAKIPKHYVWNQDAKMWTTRKLRTSIGRIVYSNPTSNERYYLRMLLNIVKGPRSFDEIRTVDGILHPTFKDACFAYGLVNDDREWTQAITEATLWASGVQQQELFVTILLFCNVSKPLQLWELNWQALLDDILHKKRKIFNFPDLILTDEQIKNYCLVKIQGILNKNGKSLDDYLELPQPDPSMLTQMDNRLIREELNYNIKDMHILHESLFSSLNQEQLAIYHQVLAAVTQKKGGIFFLYGPGGTGKTFLYTAVLAKLRSERKIILAVASSAYDMYLRVEKCERRMENEEIREWKIEVGLYRGDSGGWCWDVAKGEGGEKMTHLLP, from the exons ATGAAAAACCATATATTTGGAGCATGCCAAGCAG TGAACACATATATTGACACCCTGTTTGTTCGATCACATTGTTGCAG GACACCGTCTGACATTGATGACCTTATATCAGCAGAAATACCGTCGATCCAGAAAG AAACAACAATTGACGAAGAAGGGTACGCTAACTACAGGCGTCGAAACAACGGGGTCAAATTAAAAAAAAACAACACTCCACTAGACAACAGCTTTGTGGTCCCGTACAACAGATATCTACTTCTAAAATACAATGCCCATATAAATGTGGAGTGGTGCAATAGATCTCGGGCAATCAAATACTTATTCAAATACTTGAACAAAGGGCTGGACCGCGCAACAATAGTGATACAAGAAAATATGATTCCCAGCGGTGATTCCCGTGGAGAAAACATAATTGATGTTGATGAGATAAAGAATTATTTGGATTGTCGTTATTTATTGCCATGTGAAGCTGTCTGGAGGTTGTTTTCGTATGACATCCACTACTCAAAACCATCGGTCATAAAATTGTCATTTCATCTACCAAATCAACAATCGATAGCGCTCCGTGATTCACAACAGCTACCTGCATTATTAAAAAGGGAGAGTATTAAAGAAACGATGTTCACCCAGTGGTTTGAGCTTAACAAACAGGATGAGCTTGCACGGACGCTTACATACGCAAAAATCCCTAAACATTATGTTTGGAATCAGGATGCAAAAATGTGGACAACGAGAAAACTTCGAACCAGCATTGGTCGCATAGTGTACTCAAATCCTACCTCAAACGAACGTTATTATCTACGTATGTTGCTTAATATAGTAAAAGGTCCTCGTTCTTTTGATGAAATACGTACAGTAGATGGTATATTACACCCAACATTTAAAGACGCTTGCTTTGCGTATGGTTTGGTCAATGATGACAGAGAATGGACACAGGCTATCACAGAAGCGACATTATGGGCATCGGGTGTGCAACAACAAGAGTTATTTGTCACCATTCTACTCTTTTGCAACGTAAGTAAACCATTGCAACTCTGGGAGTTAAATTGGCAAGCTTTGTTGGACGACATCCTgcataaaaaaagaaaaatattcAACTTCCCTGATTTGATCCTGACCGATGAACAGATTAAGAATTATTGTTTGGTCAAAATTCAGGGCATATTAAATAAAAATGGAAAGTCGTTAGATGATTACCTCGAGCTTCCACAACCTGACCCATCTATGCTAACCCAAATGGACAACCGTCTTATTCGAGAAGAGttaaattataatataaaagaCATGCATATTCTACATGAGAGCCTTTTCAGCTCTCTCAACCAGGAACAACTAGCAATTTATCACCAG GTCTTAGCAGCTGTAACCCAGAAAAAAGGAGGGATTTTTTTCTTATATGGTCCTGGTGGGACTGGGAAAACGTTCCTATACACCGCTGTCCTCGCAAAATTACGATCAGAAAGGAAGATTATCCTCGCGGTTGCATCATCAG